gagcctatcccagctgccttcgggcgagaggcggggcacaccctggactggtggccagccaatcacagggcacatagagacaaacaacaattcacactcacattcatacctatggacaatttggagtcgctaattaacctagcatgttttttttttggaacgtgggaggaaaccggagtacccggagaaaacccacgcatgcacgggggagaacatgcaaactccacacggagatggccgagggtggaattgaaccctggtctcctagctgctaacattcattcattcattttctaccgcttttcctcacgagggtcgcggggggtgctggagcctatcccagctgccttcaagcgagaggcggggtacacaccctggactggtggccagccaatcacagggcacatatagacaaacaaccattcacactcacattcatacctatggacaatttggagtcgctaattaacctagcatgtttttggaatgtgggaggaaaccggagtacccggagaaaacccacgcatgcacggggagaacatgcaaactccacacagagatggccgagggtggaattgaaccctggtctcctagctgctaacattcattcattcattttctaccgcttttcctcacgagggtcgcaggggttgctggagcctatcccagctgccttcgggcgagaggcggggcacactctggactggtcgccagccaatcaatcacagggcacatatagacaaacaaccattcacactcacattcatacctatggacaatttggagtcgctaattaacctagcatgtttttggaatgtgggaggaaaccggaaaaaacccacgcatgcacggggagaacatgcaaactccacacagagatggccgagggtggaattgaaccctggtctcctagctgctaacatatttaatttatattattttattatgaatatatatattatgttttgccattttttttttaaatgtcactgcattgtgcaggtgtacctaacaaAGTGGTGagtgtatattaatatatactgtattacttATGTAGCTGTGGTAATAcctaataatacattaatggcGTATCACAACAAATAAACGTATGTTGCAAAACAACACCGCAATcgcaacattaaaataaaatgacatgatatttgtgtgtgtgtgtgtgtgtgtgtgtgtgatcctgATTGCAATAATGAATGATCACGGTAATGGTGCAAAATATATACGTATTGTGGACTGTGAGACAGGGGGATGGGACTTACCGACACTGTTTGCAGGAGTCATACATAAAAGAGAACCTGTTAGCACAACGACAAAAAAAATACctcttaatataataaaaatgcttGAAACATTGCAAGAGCTATACTCAAAACAAAATTGCTTGTCTTTCTAGTTCAATTTTACGAGCtcgaaagaagaagaaaaaaaaaaacaacaacaggtgCAGAGCCAATACTGTCGGGTGGTCAACAAATAAGGAGTTGCCATGTCAACTACAATGTTGCTAGGTAGCAGCCGTCGTCCTGCTGCTGAATGTCAGCGTCTGTTAGAAGACGACAAAGTCATGATGGTTGAAGGGCACTCATTGATTATACGTTCATTACCGAGGAGCAAAGTCACTCCGCCGGGCTTGTGTAATAGTGGAGATGTCATTTGATTGAAAAAAAAGGCACCGGCATTGAATAACAGTGAATGTGAGATTATGTGCAACTGCAACATGTACTAATTAACTCCTTCAGTGAAAAGACACCCCTCTCATTGCGACTGGGTATTTGTGTTCTAGGGCTTATGTTCTGAACTTGGAACCCGGCAAAAGAAAGATTCAACTCAGAAAAACATTTCTTTCTACCTTTTCctattctttagtaatcagtagtagagCATCGGAAGGTGTCAGCAAAATGTCAGTTttcaacagcaacaaaaaaaaactgctttttgtgaAACGATACATTtcacaagcataactttcacacaTCTATGCCACAacgcaacaaaaatatttacatacatatatatatatatatatatatacagtaaacctcggatatatcggattcaattgttcccactggttttgtccgatataagcgaaatccgttatatgcgtataccggaaaatgtccgttttacgcatatatcagatttatatccggtatatgcgtaaatcggattttatccgttatgaaaaaggcacttccttgactatgtttccaatgtacctggacgcgcaggcaacgctgcaaatgacgtcgtatagcggcctgtcacgattcggcgaatcggagcgccacgatgcggccatccgatatatgcgagggaaatttaatggaaatgcattggaacgggactggagattttgtccgaaataggcgaaatccgttataaaaaatccaatatatgcaatgaatttttattggaaatgcattacagaaaaatcggttcttttttatctgtccgttgtgagcgaatttccgatatatccgaggtttactgtactaagaTATATACTTAGGAACCGGTGGCAACAAAGTGATGCAGAACCACTGTCCTTAAATGACCGCTGGTTCCTAAATGGGAGTACTGGTACCTCTGGGGGTACATGAAggcatacaatacaatattttttaaatattgtattgtatgtatttaacGTTTATACAGTGAATTTATGGTCACATTCTGGTGACATGTCATATACAATTTTAGCAATTTTCcgctttgtgttttttcctctttaaattgagtgggtgtggcttacgCTCAATAGTCTGGAAACAATGGTATAGGTTTGTCCCTTTACTAAGGTATTAGATTTGGTTactttactacagtaaacctcggatatatcggactcggatatatcggaaattcgctcacaacggacagataaaaaagaaccgatttttctgtaatgcatttccaataaaaattcattgcatatatcggattttcgcctatttcggacaaaatctccagtcccgttccaatgcatttccattaaatttcccttgcatatatcggatggccgcatcgttatgctaatcttgttgatgtcactggctattgtctttctcctggctccagatttcggacaaatataaaagtgagtgacgtcaataatactagcacagcagtgaatgagatcttaacctcactattggaaataacgtaggcctgacgggcgtaacggggcctagcttaattaacaatttgttatgctcagagtccaataaagttaaattctcattaccttacgtgtCTTTTCATTGCctagtccaggtacattggaaacatagtcaagtaaatgcctttttataacggataaaatccaatttacgcatataccggatataaatccgatatatatgcgtaaaacggacatttacgcatataacggattccgcttatatcggacaaaaccagtgggaacaattgaatccgatatatccgaggtttactgtagtacccGAAGAGTAAACTCAAGTCCAAACACCTACGAACATACAAAGATACAATAAATTACCTGCAGGGTAGAACGCAGCTGTGGGCTGCTGCAGTTGTGTGTTGGCCAAAGCCTGCTGATAGTGCAACAAACTGGGGTTGAGCAGCGAGTTTGCCCAGTTGCTCTTCTCCAGAGCTGGTCTCTTTGGCAGAGGTTGTAGGATGCTGTGGGGGAAACCCTGAAAGTGTTCGGGGGAAGGGGAAAGGAAACAAACAGGACTCATTGAAAACCATGTTGTTAATTAATATACGGTGGCtacttgaaaaagaaaaaaaaaaaagaatacaactAGACAACAAATGTGACTGTTAATTACACAGCATGCACTTATGGTTTCAGGATACAAATACGAATGGAAATAATGTATCATGTTAACTCTTAAGATCCCAACGTGACACAAATGAGAACTACAGGAAGCTCACAATGACAGAACGAAACGTTATTACAGTATCATTGACTAGCTACATGCAAAGCAAAAGGTGAAAATACCAGGTCTACAGTTGCCTCGAGGGGTCGCTTCATTGCTTTGGCAGTCGACTGAGTCTTTTAAGAGCGGACAGCGAGCACATGATGGCAGTGGGCCAATGGGGTTCAAGCGTATTAACATACAGCAAGCAGAGGTGCATCATGGGGGACAGCGTTGTGCATAGATGAGAAGGGGGGAAACAAAAATAAGCTGAATGTAGTATACCACATAAAACACAATTTGCATGCACAGTAACTCGAATGTCccattaaataatatatatatatatataacattagcAATTTGTTTaacactattaataataataacactgtgGGAAATATGGATTCATATAAATATAGAGGGAAATGTGATGAAAAAAGCACTAAAAATCATAACACAACATAGCATCTGTCCAGctgtgttatttaaaaaaaaaagcagatgtgtcatactgtatatgtttagTGAAGAAAAATATCAAAAGTTATCCCAAGTATATTTATATAAGAGCCATGCAGGAAAACTTCAACACAAGTGacgtgaaaaacaaaaaaatatggttTGAAATATAAACACAGATGGGTCTATGGAGAACAACACACATAACAAAGATCACATCTGAGTTAAACACTTTGAATTGCATCCTGAATTTAGTATAGAGatgaataactataataatagcTATCCTTAAAACATAAATTCAATAAGGTCATCGGTACTGATAGATAAGGAAGAACGGGAGTGCCTTACCACGGCTGCAGCTGTGGCCTGAGCAGTCATAGCCGTCTGATGTTGACTGGACTTAATTTTGGCCTGCAAGTGCGCGGGCGGGTGAAAATACTTGCACTTGTCCCGGGTGCAGCGACTCTTGATGTAGTCCATGCAAACCGTGACGGTGTTGTCGATGGTGTCGATCATGGGGCTGTCGCTGGGGTGGGCGAAGCGGCAGTCGGTCTCCCCTCGGGCGCAGGTTCCCCGTTGGAACTCGCGGCACACCTGCAATGATGACGGCAAAATGTCAGATGGTAAAACGAGCAATTTGACGAGCATAGTTCTTCTAAAGTCCCAAactcagacatctctgtgtggagtttgcatgttctcctcgtttttttccccggtttcctcccgcattccaaaaacatgctagattaattagcgactccaaattgtccataggtatgaatgtgagtgtgaatggttgtttgtctatatgtgccctgtgattggctggccaccagtccagggtgtaccccgcccgcctctcgcccgaagacagctgggataggctccagcaccccccgcaacccttgtgaggataagcggtagaaaatgaatgaatgaggtatgCAATAGGTTCCATTTCCTGCTCTATGGTTATAGTCACAATTGTCCTTTTTTCTACTAATAGaccagcaataataataataatattactgttaataatgtatgtatgtattttgcacattaatttttgtttttacatatgCTCCTGGCTACTcgggaaaaagcaaaaataaaaacacttacaAGTCACTTTATTCTGTAATATTGCTTATTTTGTATATacacaatgtacacacacatacgtatgtatTGAAATGATAAAGCAAGTTATGTTTGAATATGTCATTACCTGGTTTTTGGTGATTAAAATACGGTcaccagggcggcacggtggtctaggggttagcgcgcagacctcacagctaggagaccagggttcaatcccaccctctgtgtggagtttgcatgttctccccgtgcatgtgtgggttttctccgggtactccggtttcctcccacattccaaaaacatgctaggttaattagcgactccaaattgtccataggtatgaatgtgagtgtgaatggttgtttgtctatatgtgccctgtgattggctggccaccagtccagggtgtaccccgccttacgcccgaagacagctgggataggctccagcacccccgcgaccctcgtgaggaaaagcggtagaaaatgaatgaatgaaaaatacggTCACCTATTCACATCCTCCCctggcacataaagacaaacaaccattcacactcacattcatacaatttggagtggccgattaacctagcatgtttttggaatgtgggaggaaaccggagtacccggagaaaacccacgcatgcacggggagaacatgcaaactccacacagagatggccgagggtggaattgaaccctggtctatttCATATTcttatatatgataatatgtaTAACGTGTAATGGTATGCTGTACCTCCAGTTTGTCAGTGCGCTGGAGCTTCTGTGAGGGGGAAGAAGGCGAGCTCTGGACCGCGACAGGCGAGCTCCCTTGAACAAGAACCTGGCTGCTGGGGAGGATGTCTGTGGGGACCAGGCTCATCCCGTGGCTCAGGGGTGTCAAGTACGAACCGTAGCCCAGACCGGAGTTTGTGCCAAGACCCTGGCGTAGCGGGGAAATGATGGTTGTGAGGTGAGGAGATAAACACAGGGTGGAATAGCTACTCCTCCTCGCGATCCGTGTGTGTGCTGCTTACCACAGACTGGAGACCGGCTGTAGGGATCATGAGCTGCATCTGCTGAGCAAGCACTGCAGCTGCTGTCTTCTGCTGGATGAGATTGTTGCGCCCGTTTATTTCCAACTGGGTCTTTAAGTGCGAAGGCGGATGAAGGTACTTGCAATTTTCTCTGGAGCATCGGCCCTGCATTCAGAGAACAATGGGGGTGGAAAATGAACATTAAGATAGGGACACTCATAAAATTCAATTTTCCCTCAGCGCAGAGATTCTTGGGCAAAATTCCATCAACAGAATAATCATCCCCGCACTCCTCCACAGTGGCATCATCAGTGTGCAAATCACAATGAAGTGGTTGGTGTCTAGTTCCCTCTAGTGCTCACTGGAGGCTTATGCTTCACACCATACAAGTAAATAATTGCTGTTCCGACAGTGAAGAACAAACTCGAACTGAAACTGATTTGTGGATGGAGACAACTGCAGGGTTTAAACAACAATTAAACTTAATTTAAAGTTTGGCAGACCTGTTATAGACTTTAGAAGTGATGTTTTGCAGTGCCTAAGCAATTGTATATACTGCATACGTTTCATacggtcaggggtctcaaactcaatttacttgggggccactggagctagggtctgggtgagactgggccacatcaggttttcccaaaaaaaaaaaacgcatttattaaaaagagaaaaatatacaaactttttcagtgctttggttccgattttataaaataaaagctctgataaaacattccactgttctcaaatatcttaatttttatttttctgcacaaaataagatgaaaaataaacaaatcaagaataacgaaaatcaatcattcagtaataaataaatataataataataataaaacggtaaataataaaaacttaagaaaccacatatagttggtgggtagacaaattatttttttcaaattaaaatgaacaaagcattattagagccctgtagacatgacaaaacacaactatagtcacattcatactctttttatttacaacatattgcgcaactgcagggtcttgagacacatgctaactcgcaaactagagagctagcgacctaaacggtagccttcaagttatttcctttaaacttaaaaagccaaaaacttaccacttccacacggatagggaggataactattaacagttatttaacctttaacatgaacattaatcaaacgtaataattttttctgggtacatgataccatacagcatccatatcaaacttaccacttccacacggatagggaggataactattaacagttatttaacctttaacatgaacatgaatcaaacgtaataattttttctgggtacatgataccatacagcatccatatcaaacttgcgcgggccgcactaacattaaactttcatatcaaggcgggggcctcaaactagtgtcctgcgggccacatttggcacgcgtgtttgagacccctggtttaggtgaTTATGTTCtgatcaggatttttttttttttacacaatttggacataatcatccatgactgagatcgGCCAATACTGATCACATAGAGCTCCACGCAGAGCAAACATACTTTCAAGAAGTTCATCAAGAAGTGGATGAACGTTCCAAACTCAATTACAGTTGAGTGATGTGGCACTGGCTGCATATAAGGTCGTAAGGAGAGGGAAGCCATTCACAGATGGagaacacaggaaaaaaaatgttcataaaaatattcaaattatattGTTGCTAATTCtattctccaaaaaaaaaagggcaacaCATCACCAGTAGACAAACTGATGACATTAATTCAGCGCAAGCATTATTGAATTGCCTGTGGTGAGTCGAGTGACGTAAATGACATTGAGCAAATGTCATTGATATGCAGTTAGGGAACTCTGATGTCCTTTTTTTTAGGTTAAAATTGGCTACGTCTTcttttaattttacacaaatactgGAACTACTCAAAAAGGCCGATGTAGTTCAGTgtttaaatgatttcaaagtagGCCTACAGAAGCACTCTGGACTTCTGCTTGTTATAACaagcacaatttaaaaatatatgatatgatagaaaaaatatgacaatataatcTCACAAGATCTTGTGGCAACCACAGTAAAGGTCGATATGTAAACAACAGCATGGGTGCAGGCAGTCATTCTGggccccatgaaaaaaaaaaatcaaaaccagGTGCCCTTGAAATTTTCCCCCCAAAGCAAACGGCGCCAATcacaaatatattgaaaaaaattacgaTTAAGCCATGTGACTGGTATCAGTCCATCTCACTCATTGGTGATCGGTATCAAAATCGGCAGtataaaagtttgtttttgtttaatccATTTGTGTATTAGAATGCTAACGCTGTACAGGAAAGTCCCTTATGAAGGTCATGAAACAATGCATCTCTCAATAAGATCAATAAGGCTTTTCTTCATGGTTGTGACCTCAGGAGCAGTGTTACAAACAATACATCCAGAGTGAGGTCAGCGGTAGATGCTTGCCTCCTGTGAAAGTCACGGGACGCTCATTGCGAGATCACATGGCAAGCAGATGCCATTTGCGCACAAACCAAAACATCTTCGTAGCGAGCGCAGATAAAAGGGACACTTCTGACAACAAGGCAGAACGTctagcagcaacaacaacaaaactgaagAATCCTTACCTTTAGTGAGTCAAAACAGGCGATGACCCTCCCATTTTCCACTTGGCAGCTCTTTGGCGGGTGAGCAAATTTGCACTCCTCATCGCTGCGTGAACAATTTCCTCGCTGGAACTGTCGACACACTTCCAGGGTTAGCCATTTTGTGTCTCTTCCTGATGAAAGGTTCAGCGACGCCATGTCCAAagatttttaatcataaaatgttcgttaaatgtttttttttttattattattgtaaagacAATCTTCTTAATGCACCGAAAGCGGAAGGCAGATCACAGGATTTGGATGTGAGCTCAAAGTCCTCTCCTAAAACAAGCTGATGAGTGCTCCATCAGCTGGAGCGGAAGGATCAGATGGAGGGTCACTGAGGTGGAGATGACCCATCTAGTCAGACACCGCCACTCGTTGGCTTTTCTTTGAAAAACTATGCACGGCTGGTTGCTTTTTCAGACCATTATCCGGCTTTGATGGCGTGCAAAGTAGCGGCCTCCAGGTGAGCTATGATGTTTTTGTTGGcctcaaagaaaaaaacaggctttcCACATGAAACAACCAACTTCTTCTCAAAGGCACTTTAGACCGGTGagctgaaagacaaaaaaaaaccattcattttatttttttcatagatgTACATTTGGCAAACACATTAATAGGAGACAATATTTATCTATAGATACcacgttttacatttttttgccacttccaaaacagacaaacacaacaaaagacacaaacaaatggtaaaaaaaaaacacccaagtATCAGAAAAAATATCACAATTCAACAAAACTTCTCTGTAAACTGAAGCTCTGAAAAAAGAGGCTGTTATTCCGTCCTAACGATTATCGTAATGACCCGTATATCACCGAAATCTCTTGCTTCAGAAACTAGTGGAATTATTTTGCTGGTTCGAATCTTAACCCCACAGACACATGCCGacaacacgcaaactccacccTGAGATGCCCAAAAGCGGAATCAAACCCTCAACCTCCTGACTATGAAgccaacacgctaaccactgtaTCACTTTAGCTCACGGAATTTCACCATGGAATTCACTATTTGGGGTTTAACATGGAAATGacaacacagacatggccgagggtggagctCTTGAACGTCTCACTGACAAATAGTTATTAAAAATCAAACTATAAACAGATAGTTTAAGCTAATAGCTTGTggacaaacacccccccccccaaagcatattgtttaaaaacaaaacatttctaaGACTTCACCCTTAAGTCGTTATTGGTAATTATCTAAACAACAGCTCCACTGTGATCACATGCTATGCTAGTCTGAGCTAAACTGTTTTCCTCAGGCTCCCTTGCTCACAAaagcatatacacacatatactgtgtgtgtatgtatatatatatatatatcatatatatatatatttaaccatTACAAATGTCCATACATCAGTGACTGAAAAAAGACTGAAGAGACTGTTTGAAACAGTCTCAAGATAAAAacatgtcatgtctacagggctctagtaatggtaaaaacatatttagaaattcataaacaggttttctatgctcaaactatggaaatattccatgtattaacATTGAAGCCTACTTGGCGGAAATTCATTTATGACTgttaataagtatttgaacaatttaacattaaatgcatttttaaagggCAGAAAATGCACATGACAGTAGTAGTAAACATGACATTGCTCTACTTTTAGCAGAAAACTTGCTGACTGAATCATTAACTCCATTTTGCTCAAATGAGTAAAGACACGATTAATCAATGATCAGGTTCATCATTATAAGAATTAAACTAAGATTGCAGCGCCCAACCTTTATACAAGTATATTTTTAATGCACTTGTACTAATAAAGGCATCCTCGTTAATTGACCTTTCACCCCGAATAAACCCTGCCCTGGTGAGAAAATAACAgcccatgttttttgtttgttccaaAAAGTCAGACGAAAactaaaaagtaacaaaaacagAAGCAATTCAATTATTCTGctacagacacccaaaaatattaacaaaaatacatactatAAACaattattatacttttacatgcagaaagcaatacaaaaataattacacatgactaacaaaattgacaaatgaacatttaacataatTTCTACGTATAAAACACATAGCAATAATGGCGAGTGGCGGCGAGGGAAATATGTGTACTTTCTTCAACTGAATAGtatttttcactttctttgTCAAACTGATGACACaattttctttggccccatgatgGGTTATTTCGCAGTGAcccaataaaaaatgaaaggacggACAATCACCGACATGTAAGGTGCTTTGTGTGGGCACTCGATTCTGCAGAATGACACACGGACGGCGGAATGACAAACGGACTATGTGTTATACTGCGCAATAACCTagacagtgtacaaaaaaaTGGGATAAAATGTTAATCAAAAACTGCCGCGTTtgacgaagaaaaaaaaaaaacacaggcgaCTGTCCTACGGGATTTATAGAGAGATGAGTTGGACAGGAAAGGAAGTGGCAGATACGTCATGCTGATAGTGACTTGACGACTAGGAAATTAATCAGTTACGCTTCATGTCGGTCGACCTTCAGTTCATAAAGAACATAAAGAAGGTTAAGACAAAGTTTAAACACCATGTGGCTTAGTCAAACACAAGACAGGATACACAGTCGTGTACACTTggccatgacacacacacacacacgcacacacacaggaagttgaCAGTCAGGTTGGAAAAATTGGATTAGTTGCATATAAAGTGTATTCTAAGAAGGTAATCTACTGGAAACCGGGGTTTAACAAATATAAAGACTGAAAAAGGCTTAAGATTTGCCTGATTGCAGACTAAGACCTTACTGTCGCACGCCATCGTGAAATCCCATCGCACACAAGAGAACATTCCTTTGGGCACACAAGTCAGGAAATGAGCCCAAGCAACCAACCTACCTTAGAGTGCTGTCTCTCTGCAGCACTTCCAATCCACAAAATGAGCttcaaaaagataaaaacaatcAAAACGCATCTCATCTCTTTAACTATTTGTGCTAAGAACTCAAAACATTTCCTTCTCAACAACAGTGAAACCAGAGCGCCCTACAAGTCCAGGCTGAAACATTCCCAGCCTCCCCCCCTTCCTGCCGGGAAGACCCTCCCAGTGTGGAATTAGCCAATAGGAAATGAGAACGGGACACACAGTGAAGAGTGAAAGCTGGCTGAACAGCTTGCTGCAAAACACTGCTGGCTTAGAATGAAACTTTACTTTCCTTCATGACGGAAACTAGGAATCTACAAGTATACATATTTGAAATATGGCAGGAAATATGGCATGAATCCTGTTCAAGTGTGTGTGATCGGCTTTGAAGTTTAAGATTTTATCTTGGCTTTGactatatttttcacaattatgaattaaaactgcataaaaaaagaaatttacTGTGCTGTCTGGTATTCACGTAGATTTCTATCCCGCAATAGCAGTCTTAAGAGAAACAACGGAAAATGTGCAGTCATGATGTTGTCAATGATAGCTAatgttagtagctaaactttgtcaaatcgCTATCCTGAATTAGCTGACAAGAAAAGCAATTAGCCGTGTTAGGTCGGGCGTAGCTTACATATTCAAAGCAGGAAGTAGTCGAGatgtaatacttgcagtatATTGGAAAGCTATAGCTCTTTGACATACAGCAGCTTTAAAGTTTGCTTTGTTTAATGCGCACTTCAGAAGTCTAATTATGTAACTAGTAAAATACACATGGTTTTActtcatattagcatttttgtcATAACCGTGTAAGGCATTATGTGCTTTAAAAACTGCACATTCAGTACATGAAGTCAATTTATgacatatataaacatgtataaTAATTTCAAGGTGACAACCTAAAATGTAGACTGGTGTTAGCTTA
This is a stretch of genomic DNA from Doryrhamphus excisus isolate RoL2022-K1 chromosome 9, RoL_Dexc_1.0, whole genome shotgun sequence. It encodes these proteins:
- the LOC131135419 gene encoding muscleblind-like protein 2a isoform X4; its protein translation is MASLNLSSGRDTKWLTLEVCRQFQRGNCSRSDEECKFAHPPKSCQVENGRVIACFDSLKGRCSRENCKYLHPPSHLKTQLEINGRNNLIQQKTAAAVLAQQMQLMIPTAGLQSVGLGTNSGLGYGSYLTPLSHGMSLVPTDILPSSQVLVQGSSPVAVQSSPSSPSQKLQRTDKLEVCREFQRGTCARGETDCRFAHPSDSPMIDTIDNTVTVCMDYIKSRCTRDKCKYFHPPAHLQAKIKSSQHQTAMTAQATAAAVGFPHSILQPLPKRPALEKSNWANSLLNPSLLHYQQALANTQLQQPTAAFYPAGSLLCMTPANSVVPMMYSATPASVSAATSPATSVPYAATAPTNQIILK
- the LOC131135419 gene encoding muscleblind-like protein 2a isoform X1, with translation MASLNLSSGRDTKWLTLEVCRQFQRGNCSRSDEECKFAHPPKSCQVENGRVIACFDSLKGRCSRENCKYLHPPSHLKTQLEINGRNNLIQQKTAAAVLAQQMQLMIPTAGLQSVGLGTNSGLGYGSYLTPLSHGMSLVPTDILPSSQVLVQGSSPVAVQSSPSSPSQKLQRTDKLEVCREFQRGTCARGETDCRFAHPSDSPMIDTIDNTVTVCMDYIKSRCTRDKCKYFHPPAHLQAKIKSSQHQTAMTAQATAAAVTQSTAKAMKRPLEATVDLGFPHSILQPLPKRPALEKSNWANSLLNPSLLHYQQALANTQLQQPTAAFYPAGSLLCMTPANSVDHSEVTTTNRTQCHSAAVQQRQPVCTYGVHGARHLQPAC
- the LOC131135419 gene encoding muscleblind-like protein 2a isoform X2, which produces MASLNLSSGRDTKWLTLEVCRQFQRGNCSRSDEECKFAHPPKSCQVENGRVIACFDSLKGRCSRENCKYLHPPSHLKTQLEINGRNNLIQQKTAAAVLAQQMQLMIPTAGLQSVGLGTNSGLGYGSYLTPLSHGMSLVPTDILPSSQVLVQGSSPVAVQSSPSSPSQKLQRTDKLEVCREFQRGTCARGETDCRFAHPSDSPMIDTIDNTVTVCMDYIKSRCTRDKCKYFHPPAHLQAKIKSSQHQTAMTAQATAAAVTQSTAKAMKRPLEATVDLGFPHSILQPLPKRPALEKSNWANSLLNPSLLHYQQALANTQLQQPTAAFYPAGSLLCMTPANSVVPMMYSATPASVSAATSPATSVPYAATAPTNQIILK
- the LOC131135419 gene encoding muscleblind-like protein 2a isoform X3, with amino-acid sequence MASLNLSSGRDTKWLTLEVCRQFQRGNCSRSDEECKFAHPPKSCQVENGRVIACFDSLKGRCSRENCKYLHPPSHLKTQLEINGRNNLIQQKTAAAVLAQQMQLMIPTAGLQSVGLGTNSGLGYGSYLTPLSHGMSLVPTDILPSSQVLVQGSSPVAVQSSPSSPSQKLQRTDKLEVCREFQRGTCARGETDCRFAHPSDSPMIDTIDNTVTVCMDYIKSRCTRDKCKYFHPPAHLQAKIKSSQHQTAMTAQATAAAVGFPHSILQPLPKRPALEKSNWANSLLNPSLLHYQQALANTQLQQPTAAFYPAGSLLCMTPANSVDHSEVTTTNRTQCHSAAVQQRQPVCTYGVHGARHLQPAC